Genomic segment of Cytobacillus suaedae:
TTATTTCCCCCCTAACTTCTCCCATTACTTTTAATCATCTAACCTCACAAATTATTAAGGTTCATTCCAAAAGAAAGTAGTGATCATAAAAGGAATAACAATTGTAATAACTATGATAAACCCGTTACCAAATAGACCAATATTTTTATAAGTACTCTTATCTGCAAATAACGCTAGAATAAACCCACTTATAGAAACAATAACTGCACCCAGTAGAAAGCGATCATTACCTATGAATACTGCAATGTATAAAACTAATCCTACAAAAAATAAGACAGTAGAAACTCCACCAACTTTGCTTTTCATATTTATTTCCCCCAACCTATACTTATTTTAACATGGTTTTTCCATTAATTGTTATACAAACAATCAAACGGCACCAATCGTCCGTACAAAGCGATACTTAAATAAATATTAATCCTTTTCTTTTTAATACAATATATTTCATAAAAATAGCGTTAACCCTTTTGGATTAACGCTTTTGTTAAATAATTCCCGTTCTTTGGTCATTTGCAATTCATAGGAATAAAGTCACTTTGTAATATTAGTCTTGCTCCGGTAGCTCAAAAACTTGGCGCAATTCGATCTGTCCTTCCCCATTTCCTTGCGGGTCCGGCATTCGCATTGCCCACTCGATGGCTTCTTCCCTCGACTTCACATCAATCAGAATGAACCCTGCAACCAAATCTTTTGTTTCCGAAAACGGACCATCCGTAATTACCGGCTTTTCCCCTTGTTTCGGAAACGAAAATCGAATCCCATTAGAACTAGGATGAAGGCCTTTTGCCATTACTCGAACGCCTGCTCTAACTAATTCCTCATTGTATATCCTCATGGCTTCATTGAGCTCAGAGCTCGGGAGATTTCCGGATTCCGAATTCTTTGAGGCTTTGACAATCATCATAAACAGCATAAAATTCCCTCTTTTTCTTTTAGTGGTAATTCACCTACTTGAATCTTATAGAAGCTTTGTAAAGGTTTAAATTATCCACCTTGTCTATCTATAACTTCTCCACTTTCAGATATACCTCGAACTATAGTTTCTTCACCTATATGAAAGTAAAAGCGCTTACCTTTATTAGTAATGATCTCAACTTCTTGAAATGCTTCTCTTTCCTTGGTTTTTGCTTCTACTGTTACAATTTCAGCATTATTTATTTCACCGAATAGGACGTAAAATTCATGAACTTCATTACCTTGATTATCATACTCTCTAAGTGACTCATGATATATTGTCATATTATCATTCTCATAGTGGGTCCATCCATGATGCCCAATGTTTTCCCATCCTACTGCATCGTTTCCTTTAAAGAAAGCTACTGCAAGAGCTTCGTACTCTGCTAAAGGAAGTTCCTTTTTATCAGGTGTAGTTGTATACATGACAACCGTTACACCGTCATGCTGTTCGATATAAATAATATTATTTACTTTATAAGGGATTCCTTTTTGAATTGCCTCTTGAAAATCATCATATTCTCCAAGTTCAAATTAGATAAGAAACCCCAGATAATCAATCCTACTAATACGATAACAATTATTACGATACTTTTTAACTTTTCCATATTCCCTCCCCATACAACTAATTTATACAAAAATATAGGTTTATTTTTTCTAGATACAGTAGAAAAAAGGGAATTGCTTAACATATTTAACCTCAATAGAAGAGTCCATTCCATTCTTAATTTTTTTTAGCAATCGAACGCTATACTTTAAGTACATAATAAGGATTGGGACCCGCAGTATCTCTATTACTTAATTTCTTCGTAAAATATAATTCTGTTAGAGAAAGGATCTATAACTGTTATTTCAATAGTATTCCATGGTGTTTTATTAATAGACGGATTAGAGTATGGATAATCCTTTTGCGATAATAAAGAATGAAATTTTTTTAAATCAGTTAACTTAATACGAATTGCACTTCCCGGAGAGGAGTCACCATGATGTTCGGAGAGATGTAAAACAGCATCACTTAAAGAAACTTGAATATAAACTGGCATATTTGCAGAATACCTATGTTCCCAATCCAATTCAAAACCTAAGTAATTTATGTAAAAAGAATGAGCTACTTCAATATCAAAAATTCGAAAGATAGGTATTATCATAGTAAAATATAACACTCCTATTTTGTTTGTTTAAGTTCAATCCTCAAATTCAATGAGCATAAAAATAAGTTCACTATTCTCCTAATAGTAGATATTAGGTACCCTACAAGAATCTTCTAAACTTGCCCCTGTTCTGTTTTAAATGGAATTTATATACAGATTATAAGTTTATAGAGTATTAAAACCATACTTTATCAAATGTTTTTTTCGAGATATTATACATTTACTAATCAACAATTTCTTTACCAAGATAATCATCAAATTTCCATTCGTCATTAACTTTAATTAGTTTGAAGGTCTCGATAAATGTTATTTCAGAATCGGAGCCATATGGAGGATAATAAATTGTAGCAGCAACTATTGTCCCATCCTCTGTTCCTCCGTTTTGTTCGATGATTTCAATTACATCAAAAGCTCTCCAATTTTTTTCAAATCCTTTTAGTATCTCTTCTCTATCCTTGTAAACAGTGACTTCGGTTCCGCTTGAATCTCTAAGGGTACTTTCTTCAAATATCTTTTTTTCCTTATCGCTCAACATATCATAAAAAGCACCGAAATCTTTTTTATTGTAGGCTTCATAATACATCTCAACTTGCTCTTTAGCAGTAATGTTTTTCATATCTTCAATCCATAAATAACCCAATACAAACAATCCGATGATAAGGACGGTGGCTACACTCCAAAGTATTTTTTTGTTCATAATAAAACCTCCTGTTTAATGAATTAATCACATCTCCCCAAAAAAATTCCTTAACCGTAATCAAATAGGTAAGTACCAATGGTAGTAAAAAGAAAAATATTATGTTTTACTACAGACGTTAAATAAATTTGATATCCGTTCTTCAACAAGAGCATCTATTATCCAGGCTAAGTAGATGCATTTCTTTCCTTTAGCTCTAAATAAAAGTGATACTCCTTACACTTATTCAAGACCTTTTCATATATGCTCGGATATTTAAGTGCAATAGAATTACAGCAATAAGCAATACTCCCTCCCACGATAGAGCAAACTGTAAAAGGGTTCCTAAAATATGTAAAAATCCTCCGATTATTTCCATAAAAAATAATAAAGGAATTGATATAAGGTAATTTTCAGTTAAGTTTATATTTCTTGTTATAATCTCGTGTATAAAGTCATTAAGTCTATATCTTTGTTGGGATAAAGATAATAAAATAACCCCGATTATAACTAACCACTTATTCATCATAACCCTCCCCTCAGTTGATAAATGAAAATTCTGTAAATACAGACCACCCTTAAATGTTAACATAAAAATCAGAATTCAGCTTTCACTAAATGACCGATAAAAAACAAAATGACCAGCTTCAGCTGATCATTTCATTATTCGAGGAGTACAACCGATATTACGTCATTTTTGGTTCCCATACTTTTTGAGTTCTGGGTGATACATACTTGATTAACATTAGACTGTCGTCCTTTATTTTAAGTAAAATTTTTCACAATCTGTTTTTAATTATTGTGAAAATGAAAGGGAATATTGTTTAATAAGGTTTATTATTATAGGATTTAACCCTTCTGGTAACTCATTAGCTTTAAAAAACTTTGCATCCCTAGTTTCTTGACCGTCTGCTTTAGGAGCTCCATCTTTTATTTCTTTTGAAATATATACAACCGTAACAAGTTAGAAATCATCCCCGTTTGGAAATTTAACAAAAAGCTGTTTTCCTGAAAAAAAAACTGTTTTTTTACAAATAACATATTTCGACAACCGCAAAAAAAATCCCCTTCTTTTTCCACTAATTTACACAGATAGTAAAATAAGCGTTTCTGCTTGTTCCAGAAGCGCTAACGTTAGCTTAAGAACTTTTGTTTTTTCTTTTTAACATTACCAATAAAAACGCTCAATAACATAAAGCCAACACCTACTATATTTAGGGTAACATTACCTAAATTGCCTATGTTATCAATTCTAAGTCCTAAAAAAATCGCACCTAAAAGAATAAGTGGAATAACCAAAAACATCCTCAATATTTTATTCTCCTCCTAAATGTTAACTCTCTTAAATTAAACTGCACCAATAGTGAAATAAGCGTTTCTGCTTGTTCCAGAAACGCCCCCGTTAACACAATAAGAAAATAAGTAAATTCGGTCACAAATAATTTCCAGCTGAATCATAATATGATTATTCCTTTTGTCTTCATTAACCCTTCGTCCTATCCGTAGATATAAAATTTGTTAAACACTTCCGTCACTTCAATTAGAAAAAGACTTTAACCCCTTTTATATAGACACAAATAATCTAATATTATTCAACAAACCTTCTCCAATAGTTCTATAAGTTCAATATGAATAAAGTAATCCTTCTGAATAAATGAAGATGTACTATAGTTGAGTGCTATCTATATTCTATCGCCATACGGAAGTTAGAGATGACTCCAACAAGTAATAAAAATGAACAAAACATTTTTTCAAAAGGTGTTCCTAACAATTGTTGTATAAATCCAAAAGACCAGAGTATAACAAAAAACCAACATATTACTGTTATTCCTCTTTTGTATTTAAATGGTGTTGTCTTGCGAACAACAATCGTAAAAACTCCTCCAATACTACAGATAATTATATTAATAATTGATATTGGTAGCTGAGTCGCAAAAGATTCAGATCTTCCTCCATTAACCCATGTAAATGGGATAACACCGCTTATAATTAAAACATGGAGTAACAATGTTAAAGAGTAAAAACAAGCCCCCATAAATACGGCCGTTTTCATATTAATTTTTCTAAGCTTTTCTAACATATGAATCTTTTCCAACTAATATTTGACACCCTAACTCCTCCATTATGTCTACTTTAACTTTCATTATTTACTTCCACAGGAAAGAGCATTAATCCTTTTTTGGACAAATACTCTACAATGTCGTATTCAACTAACCTTCCCGTTAGTATAAGAAGCGCCTAACTGTTCAAGTTCTTTCGTACCAAATAAGTGATAATAAAATTCTTTTAATATCTAGTAGTTTAGGTCTAATTATAAAAATCTCTGCTATTTAATAGTTCAAGATTTTTGCCCTACATAAAGAAGCCCGGGATCAATCCCCGCGCTTCTCTATTAAATATTTTATTACCTTATGCAAAATGCGATCGATCAAACAAGATTAAGTTGGTTCAGACCTTAATTTTACGACCCTTCCAACTAACAGAATGGAATATATTCACTCTGATGAAGGAATACAGATAGATCCCTACGAAAAACAAAAACAATATCGGATAAAAAGGAAAAACCGTCCATCTGAAATTACCGACCCTGCTGGCAAACCATGCCGTTTGAATCATATACAAGATATACAATATTCCACTAAACAGCATTGTAGCAAGGTCCCATTCGGTAATAGAAGAGATCAATGCTCCCGCTGCAATGAAACTGCCGGAAATCCAGAAGATAACCATCAGCATGACAACTGGATGAGTTGACTTGGAACCGACGGCAAAACTTTTGCACCAGCCCTCAATCAGGCTTCCCACACCTTCTGGGTACATGCGCAAAGACATAATACCTTTGCCACCCAGGCATCGAACCGGGAGATCATGTTCAAGAAATGCCTCTCCCAGTGCCAAATCATCCATGATGGCTCCCTCGATTTTTTTATGCCCACCAGACAAAAAGTAATCATCTTGATTACATAGAATGCATGGCCCGAACGAACCAGCGGTTTTAAACCGCGATCCCCAAATCGTAAAAAGATTCATCCCTACCACGACGATGATGTTGAATACAACGGAAATGTGTTCATACAAGCGCTCAACTTTATGAAATGGTTGTAATGCTGTAATGCCTTTGGCTCCCTTTCCATGATAGAAATGCAACAGATTGCTTAACCCATCTACATTGGTGAATCTCGTATCTGCATCTAAAAATAATAACCAGCTTCCTTTTGCTTGTTGGGCACCATGCCAG
This window contains:
- a CDS encoding YciI family protein is translated as MLFMMIVKASKNSESGNLPSSELNEAMRIYNEELVRAGVRVMAKGLHPSSNGIRFSFPKQGEKPVITDGPFSETKDLVAGFILIDVKSREEAIEWAMRMPDPQGNGEGQIELRQVFELPEQD
- a CDS encoding VOC family protein; its protein translation is MIIPIFRIFDIEVAHSFYINYLGFELDWEHRYSANMPVYIQVSLSDAVLHLSEHHGDSSPGSAIRIKLTDLKKFHSLLSQKDYPYSNPSINKTPWNTIEITVIDPFSNRIIFYEEIK
- a CDS encoding nuclear transport factor 2 family protein encodes the protein MNKKILWSVATVLIIGLFVLGYLWIEDMKNITAKEQVEMYYEAYNKKDFGAFYDMLSDKEKKIFEESTLRDSSGTEVTVYKDREEILKGFEKNWRAFDVIEIIEQNGGTEDGTIVAATIYYPPYGSDSEITFIETFKLIKVNDEWKFDDYLGKEIVD
- a CDS encoding serine kinase, which encodes MRMFLVIPLILLGAIFLGLRIDNIGNLGNVTLNIVGVGFMLLSVFIGNVKKKKQKFLS
- a CDS encoding glycosyltransferase; this encodes MTALEVINLAIGFVAVVIGCIMFWSLPVPVFSSRPAAGLPFLSIIIPARNEEGRISPLLQSLQEQRFRQFEILVVDDDSSDNTAAVAESYGAKVLQNPGAGKSSACWHGAQQAKGSWLLFLDADTRFTNVDGLSNLLHFYHGKGAKGITALQPFHKVERLYEHISVVFNIIVVVGMNLFTIWGSRFKTAGSFGPCILCNQDDYFLSGGHKKIEGAIMDDLALGEAFLEHDLPVRCLGGKGIMSLRMYPEGVGSLIEGWCKSFAVGSKSTHPVVMLMVIFWISGSFIAAGALISSITEWDLATMLFSGILYILYMIQTAWFASRVGNFRWTVFPFYPILFLFFVGIYLYSFIRVNIFHSVSWKGRKIKV